The Prochlorococcus marinus str. MIT 9301 genome window below encodes:
- a CDS encoding bifunctional 4-hydroxy-2-oxoglutarate aldolase/2-dehydro-3-deoxy-phosphogluconate aldolase: MNIREDSFCYLSLKESFFLLIKPDDNIYSNTSIRNSFFEELESLVKLGLKNIEISWSNNKNWLDLLSDIKTKYPRVNLGSASIVNKQSIEDSLKIGLNFSMMKFWDKDLFNYAQSKNYLLIPGINNLKDLKDATNLNCNIIKIYPIKSKDNSIDILKYKNIDFIAAGGLSINDLKNYKSLGYKSVVIGDKAIKNKKFDPKIFEWLKNN, from the coding sequence TAAAACCTGACGATAATATTTACTCAAATACCTCTATAAGAAATTCATTTTTTGAAGAATTAGAAAGCTTAGTAAAATTAGGATTAAAGAATATTGAAATAAGTTGGTCCAACAACAAAAATTGGTTAGATTTGTTATCCGATATCAAAACTAAATATCCAAGAGTTAATTTAGGTTCTGCATCGATAGTTAATAAGCAATCAATAGAAGATTCTTTAAAAATTGGATTAAATTTTTCGATGATGAAATTTTGGGATAAAGATCTTTTCAATTATGCACAGTCAAAAAATTATTTACTAATTCCTGGAATTAATAATTTAAAGGATCTTAAGGACGCGACAAATTTAAATTGCAACATTATCAAAATTTACCCAATAAAAAGTAAAGATAATTCGATAGATATACTCAAGTATAAAAATATTGATTTCATTGCTGCTGGAGGACTATCAATCAATGATTTAAAAAATTACAAATCTTTAGGGTATAAATCCGTCGTAATTGGAGATAAAGCCATCAAAAATAAAAAATTTGATCCAAAAATATTTGAATGGCTCAAAAATAATTAA